The Verrucomicrobiota bacterium region ACGTCCTTGAGTTCCCACGCCGGGGTGGGCGCGCCGGCAAGAGTCACCACAGGCGAAGTCTCCCCGGGATTGTTTCGTTTATCGGAAAGCCGCCGCGTCGCCGTCGTTGCCAGCAAGACAAAGGTGAGGGCAATACATAGTCCGACGAGAATCAATGGTTTGTTTTTCGTCATCGTGCGTTCGTGCAGTTGAGAGCAATCAGCCGAGGCGATTATTCCATGACGGTGAATCGCGCAAGGGAGACGCCACCCGGCGACGCGGAGGGCGTGAGACCCGTGCCGCCGCCCGACCTTTCAGCGGCTGGGACGGGATGATCTGGTGGAAAACTTGCCCGTGCTGGATGCCGACCACCCAACGCCAAGGCGTCTCAAAGTGGATTGGGATTTTGGTGGGCATGTTCTCATACCACAAAGTCACCGCTGCCAGGCGAGCCAGCGTTGCATGAGGTTTTTTACGAAGGGCGTCAGGCGGGTGCGGTTGTAGAGATCGCCGGTCCGGCGGATGGCTTCGGCCTGCGTCGGATACGGGTGAATCGTTGCGCCGATGGTTTTCAGGCCGAGCTTGCCCTTCATGGCGAGGGTGAGCTCGCCGATCAGGTCGCCCGCATGGGCCGCGACGACGGTTGCGCCGACGATTTCGTCCCTGCCCTTGCGCACATGAACGCGCACGAAGCCCTCGGTCTCGCCGTCGAGAATCGCGCGGTCCACCTTGCTCAACTCCTGGGTGAACGTGTCCACCTCGATGCCCTGCGCCTTCGCGTCCTTTTCGTAAAGGCCGACGTGCGCGATCTCCGGCGACGTGTAGGTCGCCCATGGGATGATGAGCGAACTGGCCTTGGCGCGACCCTTGAACAGCGCGTTCTGAATGACAATGCGGGCCATGAAGTCCGCGGCGTGCGTGAACTGATACGGCGAGCAAATGTCGCCGCAGGCGTAGATGCGCGGGTTGGAAGTTTGCAGACGGTCGTTCACTTTCACGCCCTTCTTGTCGAACTCGACGCCGACGGTTTCGAGTCTGAGTCCCTCGACGTTTGGGGCGCGGCCGACGGCGACGAGGAGTTGATCCACCAGCACGTCGTAGCCTTGGCCATGTGAGCCGACTTGCAGGCGCACGCCGCTCGGGTCTTTGGCGAGCTTGAGGTCTTTGCCGCAGCAGAGAAGTTTGACTCCATCGCGTTCCATCGCGGTGCGAACAATCTCCGAAGCATCGCGGTCTTCACGCGGCAGGATGCCGTGCTCCGCCTCGACCAGGAACACCTCCGAACCGAAGCGCGCGAAGCTCTGCGCCATCTCGCAACCAATCGGGCCAGCGCCAATGATGCCGAGACGTTTCGGCAGTTCGGTCAGCGAGAACAGCGTTTCGTTG contains the following coding sequences:
- a CDS encoding mercuric reductase; translated protein: MTEQTSPPVLPWDAHNQKLVSNVHPTGWKNPTPAPRYNLVVIGAGTAGLVTAVGAAGLGAKVALIEKHFMGGDCLNVGCVPSKAIIRAARAVAAVREAGEFGVNVPPGTTANFGSVMERMRRLRADISPHDSAQRFSELGVDVLLGAGKFTGPDTIEVGGQTLRFAKAVIATGARAAAPPIPGLKDVPYLTNETLFSLTELPKRLGIIGAGPIGCEMAQSFARFGSEVFLVEAEHGILPREDRDASEIVRTAMERDGVKLLCCGKDLKLAKDPSGVRLQVGSHGQGYDVLVDQLLVAVGRAPNVEGLRLETVGVEFDKKGVKVNDRLQTSNPRIYACGDICSPYQFTHAADFMARIVIQNALFKGRAKASSLIIPWATYTSPEIAHVGLYEKDAKAQGIEVDTFTQELSKVDRAILDGETEGFVRVHVRKGRDEIVGATVVAAHAGDLIGELTLAMKGKLGLKTIGATIHPYPTQAEAIRRTGDLYNRTRLTPFVKNLMQRWLAWQR